A section of the Malania oleifera isolate guangnan ecotype guangnan chromosome 2, ASM2987363v1, whole genome shotgun sequence genome encodes:
- the LOC131147762 gene encoding peroxidase 4-like, which produces MAASSSSSLCYCSCRWLMFVVIAVLVVLAGSSSAQLSTSFYSKTCPNVFGAVKSAVQSAVSKEKRMGASLLRLFFHDCFVNGCDGSILLDDTSSFTGEKTAGPNNNSARGFNVIDAAKSKVEKVCPGVVSCADILAIAARDSVTILGGPSWNVKVGRRDSKTASQSAANRGIPGPASSLSALISRFQSLGLSTTDLVSLSGAHTIGQARCTVFRSRIYNETNIDASFAKRRQRSCPRTTGSGDNNLAPLDFQTPTAFDNAYFKNLISKKGLLHSDQVLFNGGSTDSLVKKYNSNPKSFLSDFISAMIRMGDISPLTGSNGEIRKNCRKVN; this is translated from the exons ATGGctgcttcttcatcttcttctttgtGTTATTGTTCCTGCCGCTGGTTAATGTTTGTCGTGATTGCAGTATTAGTAGTGTTGGCAGGGAGCTCGTCTGCTCAGCTCTCTACGAGCTTCTATTCCAAGACATGCCCAAATGTTTTTGGGGCAGTGAAATCTGCCGTCCAGTCTGCTGTGTCGAAGGAGAAACGCATGGGCGCTTCTCTTCTGCGCCTCTTCTTCCATGACTGCTTCGTTAAC GGCTGCGATGGTTCCATATTGCTAGATGACACTTCTTCTTTCACGGGAGAGAAGACAGCAGGTCCAAATAATAATTCCGCACGAGGCTTCAATGTTATTGATGCCGCCAAATCTAAAGTGGAAAAAGTATGCCCTGGCGTTGTCTCATGCGCCGATATTCTAGCCATTGCTGCTCGTGATTCAGTTACCATT CTAGGAGGGCCAAGCTGGAATGTGAAGGTAGGAAGAAGAGATTCAAAGACAGCCAGTCAATCGGCGGCCAACAGAGGCATCCCTGGTCCTGCTTCTTCCCTTTCCGCCCTCATCTCCAGATTTCAATCCCTTGGTCTCTCCACCACCGATCTCGTTTCTTTATCTG GGGCCCACACAATTGGACAAGCAAGGTGCACCGTCTTTAGAAGTCGCATCTACAATGAGACTAATATTGATGCTTCTTTCGCAAAAAGGAGGCAGAGAAGCTGCCCGAGGACTACTGGCTCGGGCGACAACAACCTTGCACCGCTTGATTTTCAGACTCCCACTGCATTTGACAATGCCTATTTCAAGAACCTGATCAGCAAAAAGGGTCTCCTCCATTCTGACCAAGTATTGTTCAATGGCGGATCTACTGACTCGCTCGTCAAAAAATACAATAGCAATCCTAAAAGCTTCTTATCTGACTTCATTTCTGCAATGATTAGAATGGGAGATATTAGTCCTCTCACTGGATCTAATGGTGAGATAAGAAAGAATTGTAGGAAGGTTAACTAG